TACGGAACAATTGTGTATCCCTGACCTCTCTCACCTTTCCGCAGCTCTCGCATATCAGCCTCACTATGGCGGGGGGCTCAATGGCAATCTCCCAGGTGTCGGCTGAGAGATGGAGTTTCCTTACGATTCCGGCTTGGGCAAATAGTCCGACCGAGTTGTAGACCGTAGCCCTGCTCACACGAAAATCTCCCCCTTCCATGGCGGTAATGAGCTCGTCGACGGTGAAACGTGATGGCATTTCAAGTACTTTGTCGAGCACAGCAAACCTTTCCGGGGTGCTACGTAGGTGATGTTCTGCAATATATATGCTCAGGGCTTCGCGAGCGAGACCCTTGCGCTTGTCCTCGTTCATCATTCACAAAGTTACAACCATACGCCGAGATTTCCAAAAAAACATTGTAATTTTTCCGGCAGTTATTTTATATGTATATGTTTACATTCTGATTATGCCTGAGGA
The sequence above is drawn from the Duncaniella freteri genome and encodes:
- a CDS encoding Fur family transcriptional regulator — encoded protein: MMNEDKRKGLAREALSIYIAEHHLRSTPERFAVLDKVLEMPSRFTVDELITAMEGGDFRVSRATVYNSVGLFAQAGIVRKLHLSADTWEIAIEPPAIVRLICESCGKVREVRDTQLFRTLSFKRYSSFAAKQFEVCVSGLCSRCQSNGKKKRNKENTTK